A region from the Treponema pallidum subsp. pallidum str. Nichols genome encodes:
- a CDS encoding peptidoglycan bridge formation glycyltransferase FemA/FemB family protein: protein MELFGRYLDPVHGEQYNGCPMFVVTVQKWTQETWTAETFLQSPAWAHFKRAYGWQTYVFSVHVRPDANTGGEKHFPLLILCKNIKPFGVFAYAPGAPPYLQDDQIPSRQMARARASLLRELTSALLPFFVRKPFLVRFDPPWGWAAAVCSLPSLASSSTHCAVGTEMELFTRELHACGLRRAACNVQPQDTLLLDMRPAREDIFAAFKPKWRYNVRRAQKHGVRVARFDTLAQEGSPGSLRAAVDVFYALYQKTAARDRIAIHTRQYYRDFCTAFAAQGMLVLCLAYAPRAALRVRIAGKDTPKNIETPHPPASEDRELGCADEQAIAALVLLCFDTCATYVYGASDYSARHLMAPYALQWYAIQEARARGCLWYDFYGIPPTDDVRHPMHGLYRFKTGFGGFVFHRVGSVDMPVRQLHAAAYACAERVRMGWFKRVRRMVCACLQSLGRQRTQNYSAHTAGAGA from the coding sequence ATGGAGCTTTTTGGGAGATATCTGGATCCGGTGCACGGGGAGCAGTACAATGGGTGCCCCATGTTCGTAGTTACCGTGCAAAAGTGGACGCAGGAGACGTGGACTGCAGAAACGTTTTTACAAAGTCCTGCGTGGGCGCACTTCAAGCGAGCGTACGGCTGGCAGACGTACGTGTTCAGCGTGCATGTGCGCCCGGATGCAAACACTGGGGGAGAAAAACACTTTCCCCTGCTCATTCTGTGCAAGAATATTAAGCCCTTTGGCGTGTTTGCGTATGCGCCGGGTGCTCCCCCGTATCTTCAGGACGATCAGATTCCGTCACGGCAGATGGCGCGCGCACGTGCCAGTCTGCTACGTGAGTTAACGAGCGCGCTACTTCCCTTTTTCGTGCGTAAGCCGTTCCTCGTGCGGTTTGATCCCCCGTGGGGGTGGGCTGCTGCGGTGTGCTCGCTCCCTTCTCTTGCATCCTCCTCTACGCATTGCGCGGTGGGAACAGAGATGGAGCTCTTTACGCGAGAGCTCCACGCGTGTGGACTACGGCGCGCTGCTTGTAACGTGCAGCCTCAGGATACATTGCTGTTGGATATGCGCCCCGCGCGGGAAGATATTTTTGCTGCTTTCAAACCAAAATGGCGCTACAACGTTCGACGTGCGCAAAAGCACGGTGTGCGTGTGGCGCGTTTTGATACGCTCGCGCAGGAGGGTTCTCCGGGTAGTCTGCGCGCGGCGGTGGATGTGTTTTACGCGCTGTACCAAAAAACTGCGGCGCGTGATCGCATTGCCATCCACACCCGTCAATATTATCGCGATTTTTGCACCGCATTTGCAGCACAGGGGATGCTGGTGCTCTGTCTTGCCTATGCTCCGCGTGCAGCACTGCGGGTGCGTATTGCAGGAAAAGACACACCGAAGAACATAGAGACACCCCATCCCCCGGCATCGGAAGACAGAGAATTAGGGTGCGCTGATGAGCAGGCAATTGCAGCTTTGGTATTGTTGTGTTTTGACACGTGCGCAACTTATGTGTATGGAGCTTCTGACTATTCAGCACGCCATCTTATGGCACCGTATGCGCTGCAATGGTATGCAATTCAAGAAGCGCGTGCGCGCGGCTGTCTTTGGTATGATTTTTACGGTATTCCGCCAACGGACGATGTGCGTCACCCAATGCACGGGTTGTACCGTTTTAAAACAGGTTTTGGCGGATTCGTATTCCATCGTGTAGGAAGCGTAGATATGCCGGTTCGGCAATTGCATGCTGCGGCATATGCATGTGCTGAGCGTGTGCGTATGGGGTGGTTCAAGCGTGTTCGACGGATGGTGTGCGCCTGTCTGCAGTCACTCGGTAGACAGCGTACTCAAAACTATTCAGCGCATACTGCAGGCGCAGGTGCGTGA
- the rpmF gene encoding 50S ribosomal protein L32: MAVPRANTSKARTRRRRAVNMRLEAPHLVECGNCGNFVQSHRVCGRCGFYRGRQVINPDDLC; this comes from the coding sequence ATGGCAGTGCCCCGAGCAAATACCTCAAAAGCACGCACCCGTAGAAGGCGTGCGGTTAATATGCGGCTTGAGGCCCCGCATCTTGTTGAGTGTGGGAACTGTGGTAATTTTGTGCAGTCTCACCGTGTGTGTGGTAGGTGTGGCTTCTACCGGGGGCGCCAGGTGATTAACCCTGATGACCTTTGCTAG
- the acpP gene encoding acyl carrier protein — translation MDELFLRMRALVAEKLEVEEASITLDSSFRGDLGADSLDTYELVYAIEEEMGITIPDEKANEFETVRDAYEFIKSKVT, via the coding sequence GTGGATGAGTTGTTCTTAAGAATGAGGGCATTAGTGGCAGAGAAATTAGAGGTGGAGGAGGCGTCCATCACGCTTGATTCCTCCTTCCGAGGAGATCTCGGTGCTGATAGCCTAGATACCTACGAGTTGGTCTATGCGATCGAAGAGGAGATGGGGATTACTATCCCCGACGAAAAAGCAAACGAGTTCGAAACAGTCAGAGATGCGTACGAGTTCATCAAGTCCAAAGTGACATGA
- the rnc gene encoding ribonuclease III has protein sequence MSLCLGHIFSRSRSPLTPERRESLRRLQETLGVKFRDPTALDQALSHRSLFSSKEDHCGVRHNERMEFLGDAVLGAVAAACLYRALPDSHEGDLAKTKAVLVSTDTLSDIALSLRIDHYLLLGKGEELSGGRHKKAILADATEAVIGALFLDSGFKAAERFVLRLLLPRVRPIREKNLHHDYKSTLQVLAHQRYRSKPEYTVVKRTGPDHSVRFWVDVTVGDARFGPGYGTSKKSAEQCAARLAWEQLSGTLRE, from the coding sequence ATGAGCCTGTGTCTCGGTCATATTTTTTCCCGCTCTCGTTCTCCCCTCACCCCCGAGCGTAGGGAGTCTCTCCGGCGCCTGCAAGAGACGCTCGGCGTTAAATTCCGCGATCCTACCGCACTCGACCAGGCACTTTCTCACCGGTCTTTGTTTTCCTCAAAAGAGGACCATTGCGGTGTGCGCCACAATGAGCGCATGGAGTTTCTCGGGGATGCCGTGCTTGGCGCGGTAGCCGCCGCTTGCCTGTATCGCGCACTTCCCGACAGTCACGAGGGGGATTTAGCAAAGACTAAGGCGGTGCTCGTGTCTACTGACACCCTCTCGGACATTGCCTTGAGCCTGCGTATAGACCACTACCTTCTGCTAGGAAAAGGGGAGGAGCTTTCAGGAGGTCGGCACAAAAAAGCCATCCTTGCCGACGCTACCGAAGCTGTCATCGGTGCGCTTTTTTTGGATTCAGGGTTCAAGGCGGCAGAGCGTTTTGTTCTCCGTCTCCTGCTCCCCCGTGTCCGCCCCATACGAGAGAAAAATTTGCACCATGACTACAAATCTACCCTCCAGGTGCTTGCACATCAGCGCTATCGTAGTAAGCCGGAGTACACGGTCGTCAAGCGCACCGGACCTGATCACAGCGTACGCTTCTGGGTGGATGTTACCGTTGGCGATGCACGCTTCGGACCCGGTTATGGCACCAGCAAAAAAAGCGCAGAACAGTGCGCCGCTCGCCTTGCATGGGAACAATTATCCGGCACCCTCCGGGAGTAG
- a CDS encoding DNA adenine methylase, producing the protein MSRSDTARPFVKWAGGKRALAPTLFAHMPQTFGSYFEPFVGGGALFWHLCACTRVRLHDIYLSDINWPLLCAYAAVRDRVEELIVRVGQHIACHTPTYYRLARRKFAVCEHPLEVAALFLYLNRSCYNGLYRVNKAGQFNVPLGRAAPASPFLNTTAPTPRSTQPAAQVGHLAIRIDEENLRSCARALANTTLNCQHFSCIQPARGDFVYLDPPYLGTFSAYDKTGFDRAAHESLAAFCMHLDARGVLFMLSNSDCPEVRAWYRPFRVQQLNAPRCIARSAHARGKRCEVLITNYPCADTATP; encoded by the coding sequence TTGTCCCGCTCTGACACCGCCCGCCCCTTCGTAAAATGGGCAGGAGGAAAGCGCGCCCTCGCCCCAACCCTTTTTGCGCATATGCCACAGACATTCGGCTCCTACTTTGAGCCTTTCGTGGGAGGGGGAGCGCTCTTTTGGCACTTGTGCGCGTGTACTCGGGTGCGCCTACACGACATCTATCTATCTGACATAAATTGGCCACTGCTGTGTGCGTATGCAGCCGTTCGTGACCGTGTAGAAGAACTTATCGTCCGGGTTGGACAGCACATCGCCTGCCACACCCCTACCTATTACCGTCTTGCGCGGCGTAAATTCGCCGTATGCGAGCATCCGCTCGAGGTTGCCGCGCTTTTCCTGTACCTGAATCGGAGCTGCTATAACGGACTGTACCGTGTCAATAAAGCAGGTCAATTCAATGTGCCTCTCGGACGCGCTGCACCTGCGTCTCCTTTTCTAAATACCACCGCGCCTACCCCTCGCAGTACACAGCCTGCGGCGCAGGTCGGACACCTTGCAATACGCATTGATGAGGAGAATTTACGCAGCTGCGCGCGTGCGCTAGCAAACACCACTCTTAACTGCCAACACTTTTCTTGCATTCAACCTGCACGAGGAGATTTTGTGTATCTCGATCCACCGTACCTTGGCACCTTCAGTGCCTATGATAAAACCGGTTTTGATAGAGCAGCGCACGAATCGCTTGCTGCGTTTTGCATGCACCTAGACGCGCGGGGAGTTCTTTTTATGCTCTCAAACAGCGATTGCCCTGAGGTACGCGCATGGTATCGTCCATTCCGTGTGCAACAACTCAACGCCCCTCGGTGTATCGCACGATCCGCTCACGCAAGGGGAAAAAGGTGCGAAGTGCTTATCACCAATTACCCCTGCGCTGACACGGCTACACCGTAG
- a CDS encoding AMP-binding protein has translation MWFFRSSPLHTYSSSCVRFLQFFLQGACVWYAPPLPQMRLPLQQLQCVKPTLLFCLPPFLEASEQLRSRRPCARQLHTQLGGQLRLLVLWSEECSEHTQILHRISLEAVLFHGYLHASVLIFVTAKKNTKDKDMPAPRTQTRAVPGLKTRLLNYNAFTSTGELALRGEGVTPGYWRDEVRTRAAFTPDGWLRTGTLWTKTETGNLLPCSSSCHMQLGARGEAVYAEDLVCVLMQHPCVVHAHVRVDTQGQAHCAVWVKQGAERIRHPQIVCFLRTQLSTQVRVGTLRVMEYEKTVGADRLSRRDTPFLKENSL, from the coding sequence ATGTGGTTTTTTCGCTCCTCCCCCTTGCACACTTATTCGAGTTCGTGTGTGCGTTTCTTGCAGTTTTTTTTACAGGGTGCCTGCGTGTGGTATGCACCTCCACTCCCACAGATGCGGTTGCCACTGCAGCAATTGCAATGCGTAAAGCCGACGTTGCTTTTCTGTCTCCCACCTTTTCTGGAGGCTTCCGAGCAGCTGCGTTCGCGCCGCCCCTGTGCTCGGCAGCTCCATACCCAACTTGGAGGACAGCTGCGCCTCTTGGTTCTCTGGAGCGAAGAGTGCAGTGAACACACGCAGATTTTGCACCGGATCTCGCTGGAAGCGGTGCTCTTTCACGGGTATCTACATGCGAGCGTGCTCATTTTTGTGACCGCAAAGAAAAATACAAAAGACAAAGACATGCCGGCGCCACGCACTCAGACGCGTGCGGTGCCCGGTTTAAAAACGCGCCTTTTAAACTACAACGCGTTCACCAGCACCGGGGAACTTGCCTTACGGGGAGAGGGTGTAACACCCGGCTATTGGCGCGATGAGGTACGCACACGTGCAGCGTTTACTCCCGACGGCTGGCTCCGTACAGGGACGCTTTGGACAAAGACAGAAACCGGTAATCTCCTCCCCTGCAGCAGCTCGTGCCATATGCAACTCGGTGCGCGCGGAGAAGCGGTGTACGCAGAGGATCTTGTTTGTGTGCTTATGCAACATCCGTGCGTGGTGCACGCACACGTGCGCGTAGACACGCAAGGGCAAGCGCACTGCGCCGTATGGGTAAAACAAGGAGCCGAACGAATACGGCACCCTCAGATAGTGTGCTTTTTGCGCACCCAGCTTTCCACGCAGGTGCGCGTGGGGACGCTTCGGGTGATGGAGTATGAAAAAACAGTAGGTGCTGACCGCTTGTCTCGACGCGACACACCTTTCCTAAAGGAAAACTCTTTGTAG
- the trxB gene encoding thioredoxin-disulfide reductase, with the protein METDYDVIIVGAGAAGLSAAQYACRANLRTLVIESKAHGGQALLIDSLENYPGYATPISGFEYAENMKKQAVAFGAQIAYEEVTTIGKRDSVFHITTGTGAYTAMSVILATGAEHRKMGIPGESEFLGRGVSYCATCDGPFFRNKHVVVIGGGDAACDESLVLSRLTDRVTMIHRRDTLRAQKAIAERTLKNPHIAVQWNTTLEAVRGETKVSSVLLKDVKTGETRELACDAVFFFIGMVPITGLLPDAEKDSTGYIVTDDEMRTSVEGIFAAGDVRAKSFRQVITATSDGALAAHAAASYIDTLQN; encoded by the coding sequence ATGGAGACAGATTACGACGTTATCATCGTAGGCGCTGGGGCCGCGGGACTGTCCGCAGCGCAGTACGCATGTCGCGCCAATCTCAGGACCCTTGTGATTGAGAGCAAGGCACACGGTGGTCAAGCATTGCTTATTGATTCGTTGGAAAACTATCCGGGTTATGCAACTCCTATCAGTGGCTTCGAGTACGCGGAAAACATGAAAAAGCAGGCAGTTGCCTTTGGGGCTCAGATTGCTTACGAAGAAGTTACCACTATCGGTAAGCGCGATAGCGTTTTCCACATTACCACGGGTACGGGAGCATATACGGCGATGTCTGTTATTCTTGCCACCGGTGCAGAGCATCGCAAGATGGGCATCCCGGGGGAGAGTGAGTTTTTAGGCCGTGGCGTTTCCTATTGTGCCACCTGCGATGGACCCTTCTTTAGAAACAAGCACGTGGTGGTCATTGGTGGGGGTGACGCTGCGTGTGATGAATCGCTAGTACTGTCTCGCCTCACCGATCGGGTGACGATGATTCACCGCAGGGACACTCTGCGTGCACAGAAGGCCATTGCAGAGCGCACACTTAAAAATCCACATATTGCCGTTCAATGGAACACTACGCTTGAAGCGGTACGTGGTGAAACGAAAGTTTCCTCCGTTCTGCTTAAGGATGTTAAGACGGGAGAAACGCGAGAGCTCGCGTGTGATGCTGTTTTCTTCTTCATCGGTATGGTTCCCATCACCGGTCTTTTGCCCGACGCAGAAAAGGATTCCACCGGTTATATCGTCACCGACGACGAGATGCGTACCTCTGTAGAGGGGATTTTCGCTGCGGGGGATGTGCGCGCTAAGTCTTTCCGGCAGGTTATTACTGCTACTTCGGATGGTGCCCTTGCCGCGCACGCCGCCGCGAGTTACATCGACACACTCCAAAACTAA